The segment TCGAACGCTGGGCGAGCGTATCCGTGGCACCGGTGAGTTCCCGAAACTGGCCGAGCTATTGCACGTTACCGAAGCGGAGTTCGAGGCCACGGTAGAGCTGTTCGACCGGTACGACGACCAGTCGTTGAGTTTCACGGACGCGAACACCGTTGCGTTGGCGGAGAGTCGAGATATCGACCACGTGCTCTCGTTCGACGACGACTTCGACGGGCTCGTCGAGCGACTACAGCCGAGCGTGCTGTAGTTCCGAGGATCCGACACCCGACGTAGCACGGCTCACGCAACGGTTAATACGTATATCAGCGTACTTAGAAGTATAATGTTCGAGAAGATTACCCTCGTAGAGCTGCGTGTCGAAGACGCCACCCCCGGCGGCGAGATGCCCGCCGGAGACGACGACGAGATGCCCGGCGAGTCGCTGGCGACGGAGTCCGAGTCCGACGCGGGCTCCCGACGCTCGCTGGCCGGCCGTGTCCGACGCGTCGCCCTCCTCGGCGCGGTCGTCGGTGCCGTCGTCGCCGTCGGCGCGGTGGCCCGTCGCGTGCGTGGCCGCCGCACCGACGACGTCCAGGAGCACGACGACGTCCAGGAGCACGAGGTCGACCTCGAGGGCGAGGACGACGTCGAGCTGACCGCCTGAGTCCGGACCGACCAGCCCGCTGCAGTTCTCCGCTGCTGTCCCGGCCCTGTGAGCCCGTGCCGAGGCCCAGCTAGTTTGATACGACTCCGGCCGCTCTCTCGACCCGAATGCACGGTGTCACTCCACCAGCCGTCGAGCCGGGTGACGAGGTCGCGGTGCTGGCCCCGTCGAGACAGCTACCCCGGTCGGTCGTCGACCGCGGCGTCGACCGGCTCCGCACGACGTTCGGCGTCTCACCACGTCTGTACCCGAGCGCCCACGCCGACGGGCAGCTGTCCCCGGCCGGGCGCGCCGAAGAGGTCCACGAGGCGTTCGAGTCCGACGCGAGCGCCGTCTTCGCCGTGACCGGCGGCGAGGACGAACTGCGGCTGCTGCGGCACCTCGACCTCGACCGACTCCGCGAGCACCCGACCCGGTTCTTCGGCATCAGCGACAACACCATCCTCCACCTCGCGCTCTCGGCCGCGGGCGTCGTCTCCTACTACGGCTGCCAGTTCGTCCCCGGGCTCGCGCTGGACCCGGAACTGCCCGACTACACCGAGCGGTACCTCCGTCGCGCGCTGTTCGACGAGACGGTCGGCGAGGTCGCGCCCGCCGACGAGTGGACGGACGACTACTACGACTTCGACACCGGCGCACCTCGCGAGTGGGAGCCGAACCCAGGCTGGACGTGGGACTTCCCGACCGAGAAGACCGTTTCCGGCCCGCTCTGGGGCGGCTGCGTGGTCGTCCTGGAGCACTTCCTCGCCGTCGACCGGTTCGTCCCCGAGCCCGACGCACCGTTCGTCCTCGCGCTGGAGACCTCCGAGCTCATGCCCGACCCCTACACCGTGCAGTCCGTGCTCCGCTGTCTCGGCGAGCGCGGGTTCCTGGAGCAAACTGCGGCCGTGGTTGTCGGGCG is part of the Haloarchaeobius litoreus genome and harbors:
- a CDS encoding LD-carboxypeptidase — translated: MHGVTPPAVEPGDEVAVLAPSRQLPRSVVDRGVDRLRTTFGVSPRLYPSAHADGQLSPAGRAEEVHEAFESDASAVFAVTGGEDELRLLRHLDLDRLREHPTRFFGISDNTILHLALSAAGVVSYYGCQFVPGLALDPELPDYTERYLRRALFDETVGEVAPADEWTDDYYDFDTGAPREWEPNPGWTWDFPTEKTVSGPLWGGCVVVLEHFLAVDRFVPEPDAPFVLALETSELMPDPYTVQSVLRCLGERGFLEQTAAVVVGRPKTRHREPRSDDEREAYRRAQREAITETCRTYQPDVPICFDLDFGHTDPQLPIPIGGHVELDPEAESVVFGAGR
- a CDS encoding type II toxin-antitoxin system VapC family toxin produces the protein MSVFVDTGVFYAQHDSDATRHEPAVDAMRRLASGEFGRVYTSDYVYDEAVTLTRQRFGDHAAARTLGERIRGTGEFPKLAELLHVTEAEFEATVELFDRYDDQSLSFTDANTVALAESRDIDHVLSFDDDFDGLVERLQPSVL